One part of the Eulemur rufifrons isolate Redbay chromosome 16, OSU_ERuf_1, whole genome shotgun sequence genome encodes these proteins:
- the TAC3 gene encoding tachykinin-3, protein MRSTLLFTTILALSLAQSFGAVCEESQEQVVPSGGHSKKDSNLYQLPPSSLLRKLYDGHSVSLEELLKVLSKASLDPKESSLPQKHTPAVNQKNVPSFGTLKYSPDAE, encoded by the exons ATGAGGAGCACCCTGCTGTTCACAACCATCCTGGCCCTCAGCCTGGCTCAGAGCTTTGGGGCTGTCTGTGAGGAGTCACAGGAGCAGGTGGTGCCCAGCGGGGGCCACAGCAAG AAGGACTCGAATCTCTACCAGCTGCCCCCATCATCCTTGCTCCGGAAACTCTACGATGGCCACTCAGTTTCTCTGGAGGAATTGCTCAAAGTGCTGAGCAAGGCTAGCCTCG ATCCTAAGGAATCGTCACTTCCTCAGAAAC ATACTCCTGCTGTGAATCAAAAGAATGTCCCCAGCTTTGGCACTCTCAAGTATTCCCCTGATGCAGAATGA